The genomic region CGAGCTGCTCATGCACCGGCTGGCGCACCCTTCCGGCACCAACGGTCCGGTGCGCAGGGTGGAGCTCCTCCCCCGCCTCGAAGTGCGCGGATCGACTCGGGAGTTGCCCCACCAGGACAACTGATCGTTTGAACACTTCAATCTTCTTTTGATCGATCTATTGACCGCTATCGATCAGCCGAACAGTATTCCCCGTGTCTCGAATCAGGAGCCGCGGGAGGCGCACATGCCTGGTCGACAGAGCCGTCGATCCGTGCTCGCCACGATCGCCGCACTGCCTCTGACGGGCGCGCTCAGCGCCTGCGGAGGTGGTGACGGAGACACACGATCGGGCGGTACGAGCAGTACCGGCAGGAACGTAAGCAGCAGGACCGGCAGGAAGACGCGGATCACCTTCTGGTCCGCCCTGCGGGGCAGTCAGGAGGTCGTGGACGCGTTCAACCGCGGACACGACACCATCGAGGTCGATTACCAACAGGTCCCGTCCGGGACCCAGGGCGGTTACGCGAAACTCAGCAGCGCCGCACGGGCCGGCAACGCCCCGGACATCGCCACCCTCGAATACCCGCAGGTCCCGGGCTTCGCCATCGACGGGGTCTGCCGCGACATCACGGACCTGGTCGGCGAAGGGCTGCGGGCGAAGCTGCTGCCGCAGGCCCTGGGGCTGACCACCTTCGAGAAGCGGGTGTTCAGCGTCCCGCTCGACATAGAACCGATGGTGCTGCACTACCGCACGGACCTCTTCGAGCGGTACGGGCTGACCGTCCCGCGTACCTGGGAGGACTTCGAGGACGCGGCCAGGACCGTGCGGGGCAGGAGCGGTGACCGCCGGATGGCACTGTTCCCGACGGACGGTGACACCCACCTCGCCGCGTTCGCGTGGCAGGCCGGCGCCCAGTGGTTCGACACGGCGGGCGGCGCCTGGAACGTCTCGCTCGCCGACGCGCCCACCCGACGGGTGTCCGCCTTCTGGCAGCGGCTGACCGACCAGGACCTGGTCTTCATGAACGCGGTGGAGAGCCGTCAGAGCGATGTCCAGATCGGCAACGGCCTGGTGCTCAGCAGGCTCAGCGGCGCGTGGGACGCCGGTGCCCAGATGAAGGCCCGCCCGAAGCAGACGGGGAAGTGGGCACTCGCGCCGATCCCCCAGTGGGATCCGGCCGACCCCGGTGTCGGGACGCATGGCGGCTCGACCTTCGCGATCACGAAGGACAGCGCGCACCCGGAGGCCGCGATGGAGTTCATCGAGTGGCAGGTCTCGCATCCGGACGCTCTGCGGGCCCGGCTCTCCAGCGGTGCGAGCAGCCAGTACCCCGCCGCGCCGGGCCTCGTCGACGTGGGCCGCAAGGCCTTCGACCGGGCTTACTACGGCGGGCAGGACATCTACACCCTCTTCGAGCAGGAGGCGCAGAAGATCCGCCCGGGCTGGGTCTGGGGCCCCCGCATGACGGCCACCGGCAGGCTCATGAAGGACGGGCTGGCGCGGGCGAGCGGAGGCCAGGGTTCCATCCTCGGAGCGGTCCGGGCGGCGGAGGAGGGCACCATGCCGGACCTCAAGGCGCTCGGTCTCACCACCACCCGGCGCTCCACCTGACAGGCGATCCGCATCCCGTTCCCCAGCAGCAGAGAGGCAGGTGACAGCATGACCAGCGCCACCCCTGTGTCCGTACCGGCGGACGCCCCCGCCCGGCCGTCGCCGAAGCGTCCGGCCGCCGCCGCGCCGGCGCCCACCGCCCGCAGGTCCGCCCGGCGTCGTGAACTCGGCGCCTGCGGCGTCCTGATGACGCCGTTCTTCGTCCTTCTGGTGACCGTCTTCCTGATCCCGGTCGCCACCGCCGTCTATCTGAGCTTCTTCAGCGACGACCAGCCCGGGCTCGGCTTCGGCCCCGAGCACACGGTCTTCGCCGGGCTCCGCAACTACACCGCCGTGCTGGCGGACCCCACGTTCCTCAGCGGTCTCGGCATCGTCGCCCTGTACTGCCTGGTCTACATCCCGCTGATGGTGATCGGCGCCCTCGTGCTGGCACTGCTGCTGGACTCCGGGGTGGTCCGCCTGCGGGGCACCGTCCAGCTCGCCCTGTTCCTCCCGCACGCGGTGCCGGGGATCATCGCGGCTCTGATCTGGCTGTATCTGTACACCCCCGGCATCAGTCCGGTCATCGACCTGCTCGGCAGCGCCGACATCACGGTCGACTTCCTCGGGGTGCACATGGTGCTCCCGTCCATCGTGAACATCGCGCTGTGGAGCAACCTCGGCTACAACATGGTCGTGTTCTACGCCGCCCTGCAGGCGGTCCCCCGCGAGGTCATCGAGGCGTCGGTCGTCGACGGCGCGGGGCCGGTCCGCACGGCCCTCCAGGTCAAGGCCCCACTGGTGCGGTCGTCGATCGTCATGGTCGCGATGTTCACGCTCATCTTCGCGCTCCAGCTCTTCACGGAGCCGATGCTGCTCAGCCAGTCGACCCCGATGATCAACTCGCGCTTCTCACCCAGCATGTACATCTACGACGCGGCCTTCACCCGCAACAACTACGGTCTCGCGGCAGCCGCCTCGGTCATCCTGCTCCTCTGCACGATCGCCCTCTCCTACGGCGTCACCCGCTGGACCAACCGCGCCAACGCCGCCGAGGAGGGCTCACGATGAGTGCGTCGACCGTCTCCCGTCCCGCCTCGCCCCTGCGGCCCCGCCTCCTCGGGCGCTCCGTCGTCAACCTGGTGGTCCTCGTCTCGGTGCTGTACACCCTGCTGCCGGTGCTGTGGCTGGTGCTCGCCTCCACCAAGGACAGGGACGCCCTGTTCAGCAGCGACATCCTGTCGACGAGCGGCTTCTCCTTCGTCCAGAACATGAAGGACCTCTTCGCCATCGACGGCGGGCTGTACGGCCGCTGGTACGGCAACAGCCTGCTGTACGCGGTGCTCGGCGCGGCCCTGGGCGCGCTGATCAGCGTCGCCTGCGGCTACGCCTTCGACAAGTACCGCTTCGCGCACAAGGAGAAGCTGTTCGGCCTGGTGCTGGCCGCCGTCATGGTGCCGCAGACCGTGCTCGCCCTGCCGCTCTACCTGATGGCCTCCGGCGCCGGGCTCGTGAACACCTTCTGGGCGGTGTTCATCCCCGTCCTGTTCAATCCGTTCGGGGTCTATCTCGGCCGGATCTTCAGCCAGGGGTATGTGCCCGACGAGGTGCTCGAAGCCGCGCGGATGGACGGGGCTGGCGAACTGGCCGCGTACTTCCGGGTGGCGCTCCGCATGCTCGGACCGGGGCTGGTCACCGTCTTCCTCTTCCAGCTCACCGCCATCTGGAACAACTTCTTCCTGCCCATGGTGATGCTCTCCGACCAGGACCTGTATCCGGTCAGTCTCGGCCTGTACTCCTGGAACAGCGCCGCGTCCGTGTCACCCGAGTACTACCCCGTCGTCGTCATGGGCTCGCTGCTCGCGGTGCTGCCCCTGATCCTCGCCTTCGCCCTGCTCCAGCGATTCTGGCGGTCCGGACTGACGGCGGGTGCCGTCAAGTAGCCGTGCCGCCCCGCCCGGACCACCGCACAGGAGAACCATGCCCAGCACTCCCCCCGCACCCCGCCGGCCGCGTGCCGCGCTCGCCATGGGAGCGGACGCCGCAGCCGCGGTGCTCTCCCCCGACTCCCTGGCCGCGCTGGCCGAGGTGTGCGATCTCGCACCCCTGCCCGCGATCGACGACTTCACGACCGAGGAGGCCAGGGCCGTACTCGCGGACACGGAGGTCCTGATCACCGGCTGGGGCTGCCCGCCGATCCACGCGGGTGTCCTGGCCGCGGCTCCCGCGCTCCGGGCCGTCGTGCACACGGCGGGCTCGGTACGCGGCCACGTCACCGACGCCTGCTGGGACAGGGGCATCGAGGTGTCGTCGGCCGCGGCGGCCAACGCGCTCCCGGTCGCCGAGTACACCGTCGCGATGATCCTGCTGTCCGGAAAGCGGGCCATCGAGCGGGCCGGGGAGTACCGGGCCACCCGCATTCGCGACCACTGGCTCGCGATGCCGCCCGGTGTCGGCAACTACCGCCGCACGGTGGGCATTCTGTCCGCCTCCCTGATCGGCCGACGGGTGATCGAGCTGCTGCGGCCGTACGACCTGGAGGTGCTGCTCCACGACCCGTACGTCACGGACGAGGAGGCCGCCGGGCTCGGTGTCCGCCCCGTCTCCCTGGCCGGACTCTTCGCGGAGAGCGACGTGGTCAGTGTCCACACCCCGCTGCTGCCCGCGACGACAGGGCTGGTCAGCCGCGGGCTGCTCGCCTCGATGCGGCCCGACGCCGTCCTGATCAACACGTCCCGGGGCGCGGTCGTCGACCAGGACGCCCTCACCGACGTACTGCGTGCCGAACGGATCCGGGCGGTGCTCGACGTCACCGACCCCGACCCGCTGCCGGCCGGCCATCCGCTGTGGGACTGCGACAACGCGCTCATCACCCCCCATCTCGCGGGTTCCCAGGGCAACGAGCTGCGGCGGCTGGCCGATCTGGCCGTCGGCGAGGTCGCCCGGTGGGCCGCGGGCGACGGCTTCACCCATCCCGTACGACGCGAAAGGCTGGCGTTTCTCGCATGACCTCCACTCCCTTCCGACTCCCCTCCGAGGACCGCGCGCGGAGCCCGTACACCGGCTACACCCGGGACCACTGGGAAGCGGTGGCGGACGGACTGCTGGATGCCGCGTGGAAGTGGGCAACCCCCGGCCGGGCCCTCCTCGACCTGCCGGGCCGCCCCTCCCGTTCGGGGGTACGGTCCGACGGCCTGGAGGGCTATGCCCGTACGTTCCTCACCGCCGCGTTCCGGGTCGCCGGCGCGGAGGGCAAGGACCCGCACAACTGGCTGGAGCGGTACGCCGACGGGCTCACCGCCGGTACCCGCTCGGCCGGGCGGGACGACGCCGAGTCCTGGCCGCTGATCCTGGACCACACCGTCTTCGGCCAGCCGATGGTGGAGTCGGCCTCGGTGGCGATCGGGCTGCGGCTGACCCGGCCCTGGCTGTGGGACCGGCTGGACGCGGCCACGCAGGACCGGGCGGAGGAGTGGCTGCGGGGCGCCCTGCGGCACACGCCCGCACCCAACAACTGGTACCTCTTCCCCTTCTCCGTCGCCGGGTTCCTGGAGTCGGTCGGCCGGGGCGACGCGGAGACCGCCCGTGCCCGGCAGCGGGCGCTCGACCTGCTGGAGGTCTGGTACCGCGGCGAGGGCTGGTACGCCGACGGGGACGGGCGCGCCTTCGATCACTACAACGGCTGGGCGCTGCACCTGTATCCGGTGCTGGACGCGTATCTGTCGGGCGACGCGGAGCTGTCCGCGCACCACGGGGCACGGCTGAGCGAGCATCTGGAGAGCTTCTCGCTGATGTTCGGGGCGGACGGCGCTCCGCTGCACTTCGGGCGCTCCCTCACCTACCGTTTCGCGGCGGGGGCGGCGGTCGGTATGGGCGCCGTGGCGGGGCACACCCCGCTGGCTCCGGGTGTCTCGCGCCGGCTGATCAGCGGTTCGCTGCGGTACTTCCTGGAGCGTGGGTCGGCCGGGGACGACGGTCTGCTGAGCCTGGGCTGGCACGGTCCGCACGACGCGACGCTCCAGGTGTACTCGGGTCCGTCGTCGCCGTACTGGGCGTCGAAGGCGTTCGTGGCCCTGCTCGCCCCGGCGGAGCACCCGCTGTGGACGGCGGACGAGGCCCCCGCGCCGAGCGAGGGCCCGGACCGGGTGCTGGCGCTGCCGTCGCCGGGACTGCTGGTGCAGTCGACGCGGGCGGACGGCGTGGTGCGGCTGCACAATCACGGCAGCGACCACGTACGGCCGCACGAGGGCGAGACGGCGGATGTCGCCGACCCGCTCTACGCGCGCCTCGCGTATTCGACGGCCACCGGCCCCACGGCCTCCGCGAACACGGCGGACAACCATCTGTCGGTACGGATCGGTGGCTCCCGCAGCAGCCGGGTCCGTATCCACCCGCTGGGCGCGGGGCACGGCGAGGGCTGGGGCTGGGCCGCGTCCTGGCACCGCCCGGTCTTCCCGGAGGGCCCGCCGACGGTGCCGGGGCTGCGCGTGGAGAGCGTGACGGTCGTCCGGGGCAGGTACGAACTGCGGGTGCACCGGGTCCTGGGCGCCCCCGCCGGGGCACGGGCCGAGCTGACGGGCTGGGCGACGGACCCCCGGGGCCCGGTGCGTTCCGCGTTGCACGGGCTGTACGGCTGGCCGGAACAGGAGGACGTACGGGCCCCGCAGGGCACGGCGTTCACGCGGTGGGCCGTGCTGCCCCGCCTGGCTGCCGACGTGGAGGGAACCGAGATGCTGGTGGCGTTGGCCTCGCTCACCGGGGAGACGGACGCCGGACCTCTCGGCGCGGCGGTGAGCGGGGTGGACGTGAACGGCGAGACGGTCTCGGTGCGCTGGGCCGAGGACGGTGCGACCACCCGTATCGGCTTCGCGCCGCTGGAGGTCACCCACGCTCCCTGAACCCGCACGGCGGCACGTCGCTGACGTGATTCGGTGAACGGAGGGTTTCACTTTCCTTAACTGAATACTGCGGAACCGGTAATGCGTCGGAACCTCCTGCGGAACTCCACGGAATCCCCTGAATTCATTTTCGAATATCACTGCACACCGTTAGGCTGAGGCCGCTCCGCCGGGTGGTGGAGCGGCTGCCGAAACGCCCAGGGAGGGGCGTGGACAGCAGTTTCGGGGTGGGGAATTCAGGGGGCGCGCCGCCATGCCGTGGAGACGGCTGACGACGCATGCCTGGGGACGTGCCGTTCATTCGACCATTACGTCGACAAGCGCCAGGAAACCATGCCGAACCCTTTGTCCCGCAGGCCCGGAATTCTTCGACGACAAGTGAGGAAGACCTGTGCGACGCATCACGTCCGTTTTTCTTTCCCTGACTGCCGTTCTTGCGGCCTCCGCGGTGGCCGCACCTGTGGCCGGGGCCGCGCCGGCGGCGGACAGACCGGCCGCCGTACCCAGCGGTTGGGAGGCGGTGGACGGCGCCGAGCTGGCGCGTACCGCCCAGGGGACAGACGCCCGGCAGGCGCCTTTCGCCTCCGGTGAGGGAGTCTCCGCCGCGGCCGGGGTGACCGAACTCGTGGCCCTGCAGTCGGGCCGGAACGCGCAGTTCGTCGCCACCGAGGTGAACTACTCCGCTCCGAACACCGGTGCACTCCGGGCCCGTTCCCCGGAATTCGGCGGTTCGTGGGAGGGGTTCGCCTTCGAGTGGGACGACGCCTCGGAGACGTTCGCCATGAAGTCCCTCGCGAACAACCGCTATGTGGCGGTCGAGAAGAACTACACCGGCAGCGCGCAGAACGTGCTGCGCGCGCGTTCCACGAGCGTGGGCGGCTGGGAGCGGTTCGTCCTGTACTACAACGAGGTCCTGGACCGCTGGGCTCTCCAGTCCACGCTGAACGGGCTGTTCGTCACCATGGAGAACAGCTACACCGGATCGCTCCAGTACGTGCTGCGCGCCCGGTCGGCCGACATCACCGGTGCCTGGGAGGAGTTCGTCCTCTACGACCTCGACGCCTGACGCCCTGACACGTCTCCGGGGTCCGTGGGTCTCGGACCCCGGGGACGTGCCGGTCCAGGCTACTGACGCGCCTGGCCGCCGTCTGCCCGCGGGCTCAGGCGTCGGTGCGGATCACCACCGCGAGGGTGCGGGGGCCGTGGACGCCTTCCACCCGTTCCAGTTCGATGTCGGACGTGGCCGAGGGGCCGCTGACGAGGGTCGTCGGCCTCTGGGGCACCAGCCGGGCCACCGCCTCCGGGACGCCGGCCACGACGGAGGACAGGTCGACCACGCAGA from Streptomyces sp. QL37 harbors:
- a CDS encoding extracellular solute-binding protein; this translates as MPGRQSRRSVLATIAALPLTGALSACGGGDGDTRSGGTSSTGRNVSSRTGRKTRITFWSALRGSQEVVDAFNRGHDTIEVDYQQVPSGTQGGYAKLSSAARAGNAPDIATLEYPQVPGFAIDGVCRDITDLVGEGLRAKLLPQALGLTTFEKRVFSVPLDIEPMVLHYRTDLFERYGLTVPRTWEDFEDAARTVRGRSGDRRMALFPTDGDTHLAAFAWQAGAQWFDTAGGAWNVSLADAPTRRVSAFWQRLTDQDLVFMNAVESRQSDVQIGNGLVLSRLSGAWDAGAQMKARPKQTGKWALAPIPQWDPADPGVGTHGGSTFAITKDSAHPEAAMEFIEWQVSHPDALRARLSSGASSQYPAAPGLVDVGRKAFDRAYYGGQDIYTLFEQEAQKIRPGWVWGPRMTATGRLMKDGLARASGGQGSILGAVRAAEEGTMPDLKALGLTTTRRST
- a CDS encoding sugar ABC transporter permease, with amino-acid sequence MTSATPVSVPADAPARPSPKRPAAAAPAPTARRSARRRELGACGVLMTPFFVLLVTVFLIPVATAVYLSFFSDDQPGLGFGPEHTVFAGLRNYTAVLADPTFLSGLGIVALYCLVYIPLMVIGALVLALLLDSGVVRLRGTVQLALFLPHAVPGIIAALIWLYLYTPGISPVIDLLGSADITVDFLGVHMVLPSIVNIALWSNLGYNMVVFYAALQAVPREVIEASVVDGAGPVRTALQVKAPLVRSSIVMVAMFTLIFALQLFTEPMLLSQSTPMINSRFSPSMYIYDAAFTRNNYGLAAAASVILLLCTIALSYGVTRWTNRANAAEEGSR
- a CDS encoding carbohydrate ABC transporter permease codes for the protein MSASTVSRPASPLRPRLLGRSVVNLVVLVSVLYTLLPVLWLVLASTKDRDALFSSDILSTSGFSFVQNMKDLFAIDGGLYGRWYGNSLLYAVLGAALGALISVACGYAFDKYRFAHKEKLFGLVLAAVMVPQTVLALPLYLMASGAGLVNTFWAVFIPVLFNPFGVYLGRIFSQGYVPDEVLEAARMDGAGELAAYFRVALRMLGPGLVTVFLFQLTAIWNNFFLPMVMLSDQDLYPVSLGLYSWNSAASVSPEYYPVVVMGSLLAVLPLILAFALLQRFWRSGLTAGAVK
- a CDS encoding hydroxyacid dehydrogenase, giving the protein MPSTPPAPRRPRAALAMGADAAAAVLSPDSLAALAEVCDLAPLPAIDDFTTEEARAVLADTEVLITGWGCPPIHAGVLAAAPALRAVVHTAGSVRGHVTDACWDRGIEVSSAAAANALPVAEYTVAMILLSGKRAIERAGEYRATRIRDHWLAMPPGVGNYRRTVGILSASLIGRRVIELLRPYDLEVLLHDPYVTDEEAAGLGVRPVSLAGLFAESDVVSVHTPLLPATTGLVSRGLLASMRPDAVLINTSRGAVVDQDALTDVLRAERIRAVLDVTDPDPLPAGHPLWDCDNALITPHLAGSQGNELRRLADLAVGEVARWAAGDGFTHPVRRERLAFLA
- a CDS encoding DUF2264 domain-containing protein, with product MTSTPFRLPSEDRARSPYTGYTRDHWEAVADGLLDAAWKWATPGRALLDLPGRPSRSGVRSDGLEGYARTFLTAAFRVAGAEGKDPHNWLERYADGLTAGTRSAGRDDAESWPLILDHTVFGQPMVESASVAIGLRLTRPWLWDRLDAATQDRAEEWLRGALRHTPAPNNWYLFPFSVAGFLESVGRGDAETARARQRALDLLEVWYRGEGWYADGDGRAFDHYNGWALHLYPVLDAYLSGDAELSAHHGARLSEHLESFSLMFGADGAPLHFGRSLTYRFAAGAAVGMGAVAGHTPLAPGVSRRLISGSLRYFLERGSAGDDGLLSLGWHGPHDATLQVYSGPSSPYWASKAFVALLAPAEHPLWTADEAPAPSEGPDRVLALPSPGLLVQSTRADGVVRLHNHGSDHVRPHEGETADVADPLYARLAYSTATGPTASANTADNHLSVRIGGSRSSRVRIHPLGAGHGEGWGWAASWHRPVFPEGPPTVPGLRVESVTVVRGRYELRVHRVLGAPAGARAELTGWATDPRGPVRSALHGLYGWPEQEDVRAPQGTAFTRWAVLPRLAADVEGTEMLVALASLTGETDAGPLGAAVSGVDVNGETVSVRWAEDGATTRIGFAPLEVTHAP